In Devosia chinhatensis, the following are encoded in one genomic region:
- a CDS encoding cell wall hydrolase, which produces MPRTARAFARFAILALAATSLGGCSFLGMNFAFNRMSEKECMMRAMYFESNRSSAEGMLAVGTVVMNRVGDPRYPKSVCEVVGQKNQFAQGVLSKPMTDSGAVLASQVADQVLRGSRHPGVQNAQHFHTAGLRFPYNNMFYVLEAGGNEFYEKRTVR; this is translated from the coding sequence ATGCCCCGCACAGCTCGCGCTTTCGCGCGCTTCGCCATTCTCGCTCTTGCAGCCACCAGTCTTGGTGGCTGTTCCTTTCTGGGCATGAACTTTGCGTTCAACCGGATGAGCGAGAAGGAATGCATGATGCGCGCAATGTATTTCGAGTCCAACCGCTCGAGCGCCGAAGGCATGCTTGCCGTCGGTACTGTGGTGATGAACCGTGTCGGCGATCCGCGCTATCCGAAATCGGTCTGCGAAGTCGTCGGCCAGAAAAACCAGTTCGCCCAGGGCGTGCTCAGCAAACCCATGACCGATAGTGGTGCCGTTCTGGCATCCCAGGTCGCTGACCAGGTGCTGCGCGGCTCCCGCCATCCGGGCGTCCAGAACGCCCAGCATTTCCATACGGCGGGCTTGCGCTTCCCCTACAACAACATGTTCTACGTCCTCGAAGCCGGCGGCAACGAGTTCTACGAGAAGCGCACCGTTCGCTGA
- a CDS encoding flagellar hook-length control protein FliK — translation MSIASQLPSIPLAQASVTLRALAQSAAGSTLQAQVIGQLENGSTQVQIGRQTLALHLPMPQAPGTMLTLALNQADGQVKMTLISAQPPMTGTPQNPVPPPTSPAATSVQLSPAALAQPSAPLGIPTSPTVATGAGGAQSGASIPVSPRPAASTAGLQTPASSPGLAASGAEGLVRAAPISVASINAAERSMPVGPAGTAPAAPMAGAAVSGRPTIPYAVAAPAAAILPVQLATTTTPPALPPVAQASGVIASGAQSGQVPSGAQGQSAGAAAPMAPPAVQPSSPQVALTQMVQQALVRQDSVLGLTVALSQVVGRVAMPEPVVKAAQQVLGQRLALDEGGVTPSALARAIRNSGIFQEAMLGAGLAKSAGGDMKTALLGLQRQLGAWLGDQMPMEQVRTIPPPLRGMTPRARSLDLPMGEIPYEPHQAGKALLERTEAALSRLRLHQAASLPEAASRQEAQWSLDLPVMVAGQQSLLHLHIHRDRDAMGDAPEDRGWQVKFAINFSDMGEVGAQVSLRAGIAGVLLWAERPETAQQLDAEIAALRHELEALGLKAGAIVVRAGVPAPDAPVPSGNIVDERR, via the coding sequence ATGAGCATAGCGTCGCAATTGCCGTCCATCCCGCTGGCGCAGGCCAGTGTGACTTTGCGCGCCCTGGCTCAGTCGGCGGCCGGATCGACGTTGCAGGCCCAGGTCATCGGGCAGCTCGAGAACGGCTCTACCCAGGTGCAGATCGGGCGGCAGACACTCGCTCTCCACTTGCCCATGCCGCAAGCGCCGGGGACCATGCTGACCCTGGCGCTGAACCAGGCGGATGGACAGGTGAAGATGACGCTGATTTCGGCGCAGCCGCCGATGACCGGCACTCCGCAGAATCCAGTGCCGCCGCCCACAAGCCCGGCTGCGACTTCGGTGCAGCTTTCGCCGGCAGCGCTGGCCCAGCCGAGTGCGCCCCTAGGCATACCGACAAGCCCAACGGTCGCAACGGGGGCAGGCGGGGCACAATCAGGTGCCTCAATACCCGTTTCGCCCCGCCCGGCCGCGTCGACTGCTGGCTTGCAGACGCCAGCATCTTCTCCCGGACTGGCGGCGTCGGGCGCAGAGGGCCTGGTTCGGGCAGCACCAATCAGCGTAGCCTCGATCAATGCAGCGGAGCGCTCGATGCCGGTCGGGCCGGCGGGGACAGCGCCAGCTGCACCGATGGCGGGTGCTGCGGTCTCCGGGCGGCCGACAATTCCCTATGCGGTCGCTGCGCCGGCAGCCGCCATCCTGCCCGTTCAGCTGGCGACCACCACCACCCCTCCGGCGCTTCCGCCTGTGGCCCAGGCGTCCGGCGTGATCGCCTCGGGCGCGCAAAGCGGGCAGGTTCCTTCCGGAGCACAGGGGCAGAGTGCCGGCGCTGCAGCGCCGATGGCGCCGCCGGCTGTCCAGCCGTCGAGCCCGCAGGTTGCGCTGACCCAGATGGTGCAGCAGGCCCTCGTGCGGCAGGATAGCGTGCTGGGGCTGACCGTGGCTCTGAGCCAGGTGGTGGGCCGCGTCGCCATGCCGGAGCCGGTTGTCAAGGCGGCCCAGCAGGTGCTGGGACAAAGGCTGGCACTGGACGAGGGGGGCGTGACGCCCTCGGCGCTGGCCCGGGCAATCCGCAATTCGGGCATCTTTCAGGAGGCCATGTTGGGCGCGGGGCTGGCCAAGAGTGCCGGCGGAGACATGAAGACGGCGCTTCTGGGTCTTCAGCGTCAGCTCGGCGCCTGGCTGGGAGACCAGATGCCTATGGAGCAGGTGCGCACCATTCCACCGCCCCTGCGGGGCATGACGCCGCGCGCGCGCAGCCTGGACCTGCCGATGGGCGAGATACCTTACGAGCCGCACCAGGCCGGCAAGGCCTTGCTTGAGCGGACCGAGGCGGCGCTGTCGCGATTGCGGCTGCATCAGGCAGCCTCGCTGCCCGAGGCCGCATCGCGGCAGGAGGCGCAGTGGAGCCTCGATCTGCCCGTGATGGTGGCCGGACAACAAAGCCTCCTGCACCTGCACATCCACCGGGATCGCGACGCCATGGGCGACGCGCCCGAGGACCGGGGCTGGCAGGTCAAGTTCGCGATCAATTTCAGCGATATGGGTGAGGTGGGCGCCCAGGTTTCGCTACGGGCCGGAATTGCCGGGGTGCTGCTCTGGGCGGAGCGTCCGGAGACGGCGCAGCAGCTCGACGCCGAAATTGCCGCGCTGCGCCATGAACTGGAGGCGCTGGGGCTCAAGGCTGGGGCCATCGTGGTCCGCGCCGGAGTGCCCGCGCCCGATGCGCCGGTGCCATCGGGCAATATCGTGGACGAACGCCGATGA
- a CDS encoding VOC family protein, giving the protein MALSHFEFVTLFVPDIDAARAFYEKVFAVDMVHADDVSAVFGFAGTMINLLLDSQAPELVAPIKPGGNGPRMLLTIRVDDVDAECARLGEQGVFLLNGPVNRPWGRRTAAFADPAGHVWELAQVLPEPR; this is encoded by the coding sequence ATGGCATTGTCCCATTTCGAGTTCGTCACGCTTTTCGTTCCCGATATCGACGCGGCACGCGCCTTTTATGAGAAGGTATTTGCCGTGGATATGGTGCATGCCGACGATGTCTCGGCGGTGTTCGGATTTGCCGGAACCATGATCAACCTGCTGCTCGACAGTCAGGCGCCCGAACTGGTGGCGCCGATCAAGCCGGGCGGCAATGGCCCCCGCATGTTGCTCACCATCAGGGTGGACGATGTCGATGCCGAATGTGCGCGGCTGGGCGAGCAGGGTGTGTTCCTGCTGAATGGGCCGGTCAACCGGCCCTGGGGCCGGCGCACGGCGGCCTTTGCCGATCCGGCGGGCCATGTTTGGGAATTGGCGCAGGTGCTGCCCGAACCAAGATGA
- a CDS encoding DUF2934 domain-containing protein: MAWTSLVCLDDGRQTPLSTRLDNNSSRAGRDLYRSSTLCAQAAAALYRGKEMNEEIERRAYALWEQDGRPHGQDQAYWFKAADEVAAAAAATIKPVRKRAARTRKAA; this comes from the coding sequence ATGGCCTGGACCTCTCTTGTTTGTCTCGACGACGGACGACAGACCCCGCTTTCGACGCGCCTCGACAACAATTCGAGCCGCGCCGGTCGCGACCTTTACCGATCATCAACCCTGTGCGCGCAGGCTGCCGCCGCATTGTATCGAGGAAAAGAGATGAACGAAGAGATCGAGCGTCGCGCTTATGCGCTTTGGGAACAGGATGGGCGCCCCCATGGCCAGGATCAGGCCTATTGGTTCAAGGCTGCAGACGAAGTGGCCGCAGCGGCAGCCGCCACGATCAAGCCGGTGCGCAAGCGTGCCGCCCGCACCAGGAAGGCAGCCTGA
- a CDS encoding MFS transporter translates to MQRHYGWVIVAAGALITCLAMGAMFALPVYLQPISDQTGWTRAGISGAMMVGFVVMGVAGFLWGTLTDRIGARPVVLIAACLLGLGLFIASRAENLLVFQFAYGGLVGASGGAFFAPLIATTLGWFDRHRSLAVSLVSLGGGVAPMTITPLATVLIETFGWRDAMMMTALAATCLIVPAAFLIRRAPQALEERPTPASDVLPAEKPPTSIGAIFRTPQFIVLAAVFFLCCGAHSGPIFHTVSYAMLCGASALAAASIYSVEGLAGLFGRVAFGLLADRIGVKRVIVGGLLLQAVGIYCYIYVSELSHFYLLAVMLGLVYGGVMPLYSVLARDYLGPGVMGTVLGGITMTSSIGMAFGPVGGGWIFDTFGDYHWLYVASAAIGVGAAALALAFPPRTTTVTPASALPA, encoded by the coding sequence ATGCAAAGGCATTATGGTTGGGTGATTGTCGCCGCCGGCGCCTTGATCACCTGTTTGGCAATGGGCGCCATGTTCGCCCTGCCCGTCTATCTGCAACCCATTTCGGACCAGACCGGCTGGACCAGGGCCGGCATTTCGGGCGCCATGATGGTCGGCTTCGTCGTCATGGGCGTCGCAGGCTTCCTGTGGGGCACGCTGACCGATCGCATTGGCGCCAGGCCTGTCGTGCTCATCGCCGCCTGTCTGCTTGGCCTGGGTCTCTTCATCGCGAGCCGCGCGGAGAACCTTCTGGTCTTCCAATTCGCCTATGGCGGGCTGGTGGGCGCCTCGGGTGGCGCCTTTTTCGCCCCGCTCATCGCCACCACTCTGGGCTGGTTCGACCGTCACCGCAGCCTCGCCGTTTCGCTGGTCTCCCTGGGCGGCGGTGTCGCGCCCATGACCATCACCCCGCTGGCGACCGTGCTGATCGAGACTTTCGGCTGGCGCGACGCCATGATGATGACCGCCCTTGCCGCAACCTGTCTCATTGTGCCGGCAGCCTTTCTTATCCGCCGCGCCCCGCAGGCGCTCGAGGAACGTCCGACACCTGCCAGCGACGTATTACCCGCCGAAAAGCCGCCGACCAGTATCGGCGCCATTTTCCGCACCCCGCAATTCATTGTCCTCGCTGCTGTGTTTTTCCTGTGCTGCGGCGCCCATTCCGGCCCCATCTTCCACACGGTCAGCTATGCCATGCTCTGCGGCGCGTCCGCCTTGGCCGCGGCCAGCATCTATAGCGTCGAAGGTCTTGCCGGCCTGTTCGGACGCGTCGCCTTCGGCCTCCTGGCCGACCGTATCGGGGTCAAGCGGGTCATCGTTGGCGGCTTGCTGCTGCAGGCCGTCGGCATCTACTGCTACATCTATGTGAGCGAGCTGAGCCACTTCTACCTGCTCGCCGTGATGCTGGGCCTGGTCTATGGCGGCGTCATGCCGCTCTATTCCGTCCTCGCCCGCGACTATTTGGGGCCCGGTGTCATGGGTACGGTTCTGGGCGGCATTACCATGACGTCGTCCATCGGCATGGCCTTCGGCCCGGTCGGCGGCGGCTGGATATTCGATACTTTCGGAGATTATCACTGGCTTTATGTGGCTTCGGCCGCAATCGGCGTGGGTGCTGCGGCCCTGGCCCTGGCTTTCCCGCCCAGGACGACGACGGTCACACCGGCCTCCGCCCTCCCCGCCTGA
- a CDS encoding EscU/YscU/HrcU family type III secretion system export apparatus switch protein, with product MTETPKDPRALAVALHYQQGSQEAPRVVAKGRGLLAEKIVALAEENGVVIETNPVLAEALSGVELDETIPVELYEAMAVVIGYVLRQARKRS from the coding sequence ATGACGGAAACGCCCAAGGATCCGCGCGCCCTGGCGGTGGCGCTGCACTACCAGCAGGGCTCGCAGGAGGCGCCGCGCGTCGTCGCCAAGGGCCGCGGGCTGCTTGCCGAAAAGATCGTGGCTCTGGCCGAGGAAAATGGCGTGGTGATCGAAACCAATCCCGTCCTGGCCGAAGCGCTGAGCGGAGTGGAGCTGGACGAGACCATTCCGGTGGAGCTTTACGAGGCCATGGCGGTGGTGATCGGCTATGTGCTGCGCCAGGCGCGGAAGCGTTCCTGA
- a CDS encoding DUF2076 domain-containing protein: MLRPEDQRAIEDLFERLGNVARNSAPRDADAEELIRQRLSAHPEAAYYMAQTIVVQEAALREQQERIAALEERAENAGGGFLGSIFGGGDRPQRQERQEPARRAGPWDRPAQGGFLAGAAQTALGVTGGVLLGSAIAGMFSTPVEAAEMEPAAPEDAGPEEGLDGGGDDWGGGFDIGGDF, encoded by the coding sequence ATGTTAAGACCCGAAGACCAGCGCGCCATCGAGGATCTGTTCGAGCGGCTCGGCAATGTGGCGCGCAATTCGGCGCCGCGGGATGCGGACGCGGAAGAGTTGATCCGGCAGCGTCTCAGCGCGCATCCGGAAGCGGCCTATTACATGGCCCAAACCATTGTCGTCCAGGAAGCTGCCCTGCGGGAGCAGCAAGAGCGCATTGCGGCGCTGGAGGAGCGGGCCGAAAACGCCGGTGGCGGATTTTTGGGCTCGATCTTTGGCGGCGGCGACAGGCCACAGCGACAGGAACGGCAGGAACCGGCTCGACGCGCCGGGCCCTGGGATCGTCCGGCGCAGGGCGGGTTCCTCGCGGGCGCTGCGCAGACCGCATTGGGTGTGACCGGCGGCGTGTTGCTGGGATCGGCCATTGCCGGCATGTTCAGTACGCCTGTGGAAGCCGCCGAGATGGAGCCGGCCGCGCCTGAAGATGCGGGGCCCGAGGAAGGGCTGGACGGTGGCGGCGACGACTGGGGCGGCGGATTCGATATCGGCGGCGACTTCTAG
- a CDS encoding MFS transporter: MKPFHQILLNNLVANVTNFTVWFAITFWIFLETQSVFATGMVAGVYLIFTAACGFWFGSIVDHNGKKLSMMGSSLVSALFYGLSLVLLLLEPEGAFTDPFGPYLWVFVLVVMLGVIAGNIRSIALPTLVTILIPEPERDKANGLVGMVSGIGFLTTSVISGFLVAYTGMLGVLGLALAASALALVHLLTVSIDEGRPEPAADAPEPPKRVDIAGTIRVIAAVPGLFALIFFACFNNFLGGIFMALLDAYGLSLVSVEVWGLLFGVLSTAFIASGIIISKTGLGKNPLRTLLMVNLITWSVCCVFTIQSSIWLLAIGCFVWMLLGPYAEAAEHTTLQKVVPLERQGRVFGFAQSVEQSASPLTAFLIGPLTQFVVIPFMTDGAGADAIGGWFGTGPERGIALVFTIAGLVGVVVTILAFNSRYYRQLSAAYAAGKDDDGADGGAALASPA; encoded by the coding sequence ATGAAGCCATTCCACCAGATCCTGCTCAACAACCTCGTGGCCAATGTCACCAATTTCACGGTGTGGTTCGCCATCACGTTCTGGATTTTCCTGGAGACGCAGTCGGTCTTTGCGACGGGCATGGTGGCCGGCGTCTATCTCATCTTCACCGCGGCATGCGGCTTCTGGTTCGGCTCCATCGTCGACCATAACGGCAAGAAGCTCAGCATGATGGGATCGAGCCTGGTTTCGGCGTTGTTTTACGGCCTCAGCCTGGTTCTGCTTTTGCTGGAGCCGGAGGGCGCTTTCACCGACCCCTTCGGGCCCTATCTCTGGGTTTTCGTGCTGGTGGTGATGCTCGGGGTGATTGCAGGCAATATCCGGTCGATCGCCCTGCCGACACTGGTGACCATTCTCATTCCGGAACCGGAACGGGACAAGGCAAATGGCCTTGTGGGCATGGTCAGCGGCATCGGCTTTCTCACCACATCGGTGATCTCGGGTTTTCTGGTTGCTTATACCGGCATGCTGGGTGTGCTGGGCCTGGCGCTTGCCGCCAGCGCGCTGGCGCTCGTGCATCTGCTGACGGTGTCCATCGACGAGGGACGCCCCGAGCCAGCAGCGGATGCGCCCGAACCGCCCAAGCGCGTCGATATAGCCGGAACCATCCGGGTCATCGCCGCCGTGCCGGGGCTGTTCGCGCTGATCTTCTTTGCCTGCTTCAACAATTTCCTGGGCGGCATCTTCATGGCGCTGCTCGATGCCTATGGGCTTTCGCTGGTTTCGGTGGAGGTTTGGGGCCTGTTGTTCGGCGTGCTCTCCACCGCCTTCATCGCCAGTGGCATCATCATTTCCAAGACCGGGCTGGGAAAGAACCCCTTGCGGACGCTGCTGATGGTCAACCTCATCACCTGGTCGGTCTGCTGCGTGTTCACCATCCAGTCCTCCATCTGGCTCCTGGCCATTGGCTGTTTCGTCTGGATGCTGCTGGGCCCCTATGCGGAGGCGGCCGAGCACACGACGCTGCAGAAGGTGGTGCCGCTGGAGCGGCAGGGGCGTGTGTTCGGCTTTGCGCAGTCGGTCGAACAATCGGCGTCACCGCTGACGGCGTTCCTGATCGGGCCGTTGACCCAGTTCGTGGTCATTCCTTTCATGACGGATGGCGCCGGGGCCGATGCAATCGGCGGCTGGTTCGGCACCGGGCCGGAACGGGGCATAGCGCTGGTGTTCACCATTGCCGGACTTGTGGGTGTCGTCGTCACCATCCTGGCGTTCAATTCCCGCTATTACCGGCAATTGTCGGCGGCCTATGCAGCCGGCAAGGATGATGATGGCGCCGATGGCGGGGCCGCTTTGGCCAGCCCCGCCTGA